The following are from one region of the Falco biarmicus isolate bFalBia1 chromosome 1, bFalBia1.pri, whole genome shotgun sequence genome:
- the APOH gene encoding beta-2-glycoprotein 1, with translation MYSLALVACVVAVSHCALAGKVCPRPPEVLFATIDVNKNVYEVGEEIEYTCRPGFVPNNGQRKYTCLPTGKWPLNTLLCLPKRCPSPGPLQHGKMDFLDLRYQSSISFSCDPGYNLVGTRTSQCMADGKWSGTFPQCEPVTCAPPSLPEFGVLSYHRLKPGNISHFLDTIIFECVPPLALIGNETATCMANGNWSSIPECKVVTCPTPTGIENGFIEFAVRRTYHYNESVSFGCQSSYVLDGPKHSRCEKDGNWSTKPTCKGPCKIPVKKAVVLYNGEKKRVQNDLKEGIQHGETISFFCKNKEKSCAYTVAVPCVDGNLTLPACFKERGFFSSLVKKDPSDMKPCEDQE, from the exons ATGTACTCCCTGGCACTGGTTGCGTGTGTAGTTGCTGTGAGCCACTGTGCTCTTGCAGGGAAAG tctgtcccaggccaccagaAGTGCTATTTGCCACAATTGATGTAAACAAAAACGTGTATGAAGTGGGTGAGGAAATAGAATATACCTGTAGGCCCGGGTTCGTCCCCAATAACGGCCAAAGGAAGTACACCTGCCTGCCAACTGGCAAGTGGCCTCTCAATACGCTGCTCTGCCTAC CAAAGAGATGTCCCAGTCCTGGACCCTTGCAGCACGGAAAAATGGATTTTCTAGACCTCCGCTATCAGAGTTCTATAAGTTTTTCATGTGACCCAGG ttacaaCCTTGTTGGGACAAGAACGAGCCAATGCATGGCAGATGGAAAGTGGAGTGGAACTTTTCCACAGTGTGAAC CGGTGACTTGTGCACCTCCCTCGCTTCCTGAATTTGGAGTCCTTTCTTACCATCGCTTAAAACctggaaatatttcacatttcctGGACACAATTATTTTTGAATGTGTACCTCCTCTTGCACTTATTGGGAATGAGACAGCTACTTGCATGGCCAATGGCAACTGGAGCAGCATTCCAGAATGCAAGG TTGTCACATGCCCCACTCCAACAGGAATAGAAAATGGATTCATAGAGTTTGCTGTTCGTAGAACATACCACTATAATGAAAGTGTCAGCTTTGGCTGCCAGTCCAGCTATGTGCTGGATGGACCTAAGCATTCCCGCTGTGAAAAGGATGGAAACTGGTCCACAAAGCCAACCTGTAAAG GACCATGTAAAATACCAGTTAAGAAAGCTGTAGTATTATACAACGGCGAGAAGAAAAGAGTTCAGAATGATCTTAAGGAAGGCATTCAGCATGGTGAAACTATATCCTTCTTCtgcaagaataaagaaaaatcctgtgCCTATACTGTAGCTGTTCCATGTGTGGATGGCAACCTTACTCTCCCTGCCTGTTTCAAAG AACGTGGCTTTTTCTCATCTCTTGTGAAGAAGGACCCATCAGACATGAAACCATGTGAAGACCAAGAATGA